A genomic window from Salvia hispanica cultivar TCC Black 2014 chromosome 5, UniMelb_Shisp_WGS_1.0, whole genome shotgun sequence includes:
- the LOC125190362 gene encoding putative clathrin assembly protein At5g35200: MSRGGTQSSIRKTLGALKDTTTVSLAKINSDYKELDIAIVKATNHVERPAKERHIKAVFAAVSATRPRADVAYCIHALARRLAKTHNWAVALKTLIVIHRALREVDPTFQEEIINYGRSRGHMLNLAHFKDDSSPNAWDYSAWVRCYALFLEERMECYRVLKYDIETDRPRTKDADTPDLLEHLPALQQLLHRVIGCQPQGAALHNFIIQLALSMVASESIKIYSAISDGTVNLVDKFFEMQKHDALKAMDIYRRAGNQAERLSEFYEICKNLDVGRGERFIKIEQPPVSFLQAMEEYVREAPRASTARKDLGDDKPKAVLAIEYKPISEVKEEHLQTPPPAEPEPEPVKVETAAPEPPPDLLGLNEPTPAATALDEKNSLALAIVTTEQPASTGPSFSNGATGWELALVTAPSSNETAAATSKLAGGLDMLTLDSLYDDAIRQNNHNHQVASYNPWEQGPIGNSMMAHDPFHASNAVAGPPNVQMSNQPNMFMFQPQQHPMMMMAPQQPMNPYMTGVQPHPYGAGMPVQAYNPYSGLI, encoded by the exons ATGTCACGTGGCGGTACACAGAGCAGTATAAGAAAAACCCTTGGTGCTCTCAAGGACACCACTACGGTTAGCTTGGCGAAAATAAACAGCGACTACAAG GAGTTGGACATTGCTATTGTTAAGGCAACGAACCATGTTGAACGCCCTGCAAAAGAGAGGCATATTAAAG CTGTCTTTGCTGCTGTATCGGCCACCAGGCCTCGAGCTGATGTTGCCTATTGTATACATGCTCTTGCAAGAAGATTGGCAAAAACTCATAACTGGGCG GTTGCCTTGAAGACTCTAATTGTTATACATCGTGCGTTAAGGGAGGTGGACCCAACATTCCAGGAAGAAATCATTAATTATGGTAGGAGCAGAGGTCATATGCTTAACTTAGCCCACTTCAAGGATGATTCCAGCCCTAACG CTTGGGATTATTCTGCTTGGGTACGCTGTTATGCACTATTTTTGGAGGAGAGGATGGAATGTTACCGTGTGTTGAAATACGACATAGAAACAGACCGTCCG AGAACGAAAGACGCCGACACTCCGGATCTACTCGAACATTTACCAGCACTACAGCAACTTCTTCACCGTGTGATTGGCTGTCAG CCCCAAGGAGCAGCTCTTCATAATTTCATCATTCAATTAGCGCTTTCCATG GTTGCTTCAGAAAGCATAAAAATTTACAGTGCGATAAGCGATGGTACCGTTAATTTGGTCGACAAG TTCTTCGAGATGCAAAAGCACGATGCTCTTAAAGCTATGGATATATATCGAAGAGCTGGAAATCAG GCCGAGAGATTGTcggaattctatgaaatatgtaaaaatcTTGATGTTGGGCGTGGAGAGCGATTTATCAAGATCGAACAG CCACCGGTGTCATTTCTGCAAGCTATGGAAGAGTATGTTCGAGAAGCACCACGCGCTTCCACAGCCCGCAAAGATCTG GGTGACGATAAGCCTAAAGCAGTCTTGGCTATTGAGTACAAACCGATTTCAGAGGTAAAAGAAGAGCATCTGCAGACGCCACCTCCAGCTGAACCTGAACCAGAGCCTGTCAAAGTGGAGACTGCAGCTCCTGAGCCACCGCCTGATTTACTG GGCCTGAACGAGCCCACCCCTGCTGCAACTGCGTTGGATGAGAAAAATTCTCTGGCTTTGGCCATTGTTACTACTG AACAACCAGCCTCAACCGGACCAAGCTTCTCAAATGGAGCCACCGGCTGGGAGCTAGCACTTGTCACAGCCCCAAGCTCCAACGAGACCGCTGCTGCAACGAGCAAACTG GCTGGAGGGCTGGACATGCTCACGCTGGACAGTCTATACGACGACGCAATCAGACAAAACAACCACAATCACCAGGTCGCGAGCTACAACCCGTGGGAGCAAGGCCCAATTGGGAACTCCATGATGGCACACGACCCGTTCCACGCGTCCAACGCAGTGGCTGGACCGCCAAATGTACAGATGTCAAACCAGCCTAATATGTTCATGTTCCAGCCGCAGCAGCAtccgatgatgatgatggccCCGCAGCAACCCATGAATCCATACATGACCGGTGTTCAGCCCCACCCGTACGGAGCAGGTATGCCCGTGCAAGCCTACAATCCTTATTCGGGCCTCATTTGA
- the LOC125190364 gene encoding putative pre-16S rRNA nuclease isoform X2, producing the protein MAIQFIALKPLNPLLPPQCKNSISLRRGSQLSVSAAESVAWEEQIPPNAVRRKRDPSWRGGFSLGVDLGLSRTGVAISKGFTVRPLTVLELRGQKLELRLLDLAEKQEVDEFIIGLPKSSDGKETEQSNKVRSVAGRFAVRAAERGWRVYLQDEHGTSSEAMEHMIAQGVSKSARDGKLDAYAAMVLERYFSEEGKGIEAVVPKQLELQNKLREGPPKDLDFYSPTTNS; encoded by the exons ATGGCGATTCAATTCATCGCTCTAAAACCCCTAAACCCTCTTCTCCCTCCTCAatgcaaaaattcaatttcGCTGCGCAGAGGATCGCAATTATCGGTGTCCGCGGCAGAATCAGTGGCGTGGGAGGAGCAAATTCCCCCAAACGCCGTTCGCCGGAAACGCGATCCATCGTGGCGCGGCGGCTTTAGCCTAGGGGTAGATTTAGGGCTGTCGCGGACGGGCGTTGCCATTAGCAAAGGCTTCACGGTTCGCCCCTTAACG GTACTTGAATTACGAGGGCAGAAGCTCGAGCTTAGGCTTCTTGATCTTGCTGAAAAGCAG GAAGTGGATGAATTCATCATTGGGCTTCCGAAGAGCAGCGATGGGAAGGAAACAGAGCAGTCGAATAAAGTTCGTAGCGTGGCCGGAAGGTTTGCAGTTCGAGCTGCAGAGAG GGGTTGGAGAGTCTACCTTCAGGATGAGCACGGGACCTCTTCCGAGGCGATGGAGCATATGATAGCTCA AGGGGTGAGTAAATCTGCGCGCGATGGAAAACTTGATGCTTATGCAGCTATG GTGCTTGAGAGATATTTTTCAGAAGAGGGGAAGGGGATTGAGGCTGTTGTGCCAAAGCAGCTAGAGCTTCAGAATAAGCTCAGGGAAGGTCCCCCTAAGGATTTAGACTTTTACTCACCCACCACCAACTCTTAG
- the LOC125190364 gene encoding putative pre-16S rRNA nuclease isoform X1, with translation MAIQFIALKPLNPLLPPQCKNSISLRRGSQLSVSAAESVAWEEQIPPNAVRRKRDPSWRGGFSLGVDLGLSRTGVAISKGFTVRPLTVLELRGQKLELRLLDLAEKQEVDEFIIGLPKSSDGKETEQSNKVRSVAGRFAVRAAERGWRVYLQDEHGTSSEAMEHMIAQGVSKSARDGKLDAYAAMKVLERYFSEEGKGIEAVVPKQLELQNKLREGPPKDLDFYSPTTNS, from the exons ATGGCGATTCAATTCATCGCTCTAAAACCCCTAAACCCTCTTCTCCCTCCTCAatgcaaaaattcaatttcGCTGCGCAGAGGATCGCAATTATCGGTGTCCGCGGCAGAATCAGTGGCGTGGGAGGAGCAAATTCCCCCAAACGCCGTTCGCCGGAAACGCGATCCATCGTGGCGCGGCGGCTTTAGCCTAGGGGTAGATTTAGGGCTGTCGCGGACGGGCGTTGCCATTAGCAAAGGCTTCACGGTTCGCCCCTTAACG GTACTTGAATTACGAGGGCAGAAGCTCGAGCTTAGGCTTCTTGATCTTGCTGAAAAGCAG GAAGTGGATGAATTCATCATTGGGCTTCCGAAGAGCAGCGATGGGAAGGAAACAGAGCAGTCGAATAAAGTTCGTAGCGTGGCCGGAAGGTTTGCAGTTCGAGCTGCAGAGAG GGGTTGGAGAGTCTACCTTCAGGATGAGCACGGGACCTCTTCCGAGGCGATGGAGCATATGATAGCTCA AGGGGTGAGTAAATCTGCGCGCGATGGAAAACTTGATGCTTATGCAGCTATG AAGGTGCTTGAGAGATATTTTTCAGAAGAGGGGAAGGGGATTGAGGCTGTTGTGCCAAAGCAGCTAGAGCTTCAGAATAAGCTCAGGGAAGGTCCCCCTAAGGATTTAGACTTTTACTCACCCACCACCAACTCTTAG
- the LOC125190363 gene encoding uncharacterized protein LOC125190363 isoform X1, translating into MSAVVCGKRSNIFEESPSSPPVTKRIRCSSSSSPGRTFSPPTAAAYTSSTSAIDHLVALFPDMDKQFLEKALEECGDDLDLAIKRLNDLQLSVAASSSGLTQDIDNQFLAKVVNDGGPASGEEPHVVNNLPVDGAEWVELLVREVLTADTVEDAKARLSQALEALEKSICANANAEAAKSFQKENTVLKQQLEALIQENTILKRAVSIQHERQKEFEETGHELHQLKQLVSQYQEQLRTLEVNNYALTMHLKQAQQSGSLPGRFHPDVF; encoded by the exons ATGTCTGCCGTAGTATGCGGAAAGAGATCGAACATCTTTGAGGAATCTCCGTCGTCGCCGCCTGTTACTAAAAGGATCCGCTGCTCATCGTCGTCGTCGCCCGGCCGTACTTTTTCTCCGCCGACGGCTGCTGCTTATACCTCCTCCACTTCTGCGATCGATCATCTTGTCGCCCTCTTTCCTGATATGGACAAAcag TTTCTGGAAAAGGCCCTGGAAGAGTGTGGTGATGATTTGGATCTAGCTATCAAGAGATTAAATGATCTTCAACTGAGTGTTGCCGCAAGTTCATCAGGTCTTACCCAGGATATTGACAATCAGTTTTTGGCTAAAG TGGTGAATGATGGGGGCCCTGCTTCAGGAGAGGAACCACATGTTGTAAACAATCTTCCTGTAGATGGAGCGGAGTGGGTGGAGCTTTTGGTTAGAGAAGTCCTGACTGCAGACACTGTAGAGGATGCTAAAGCACGTTTGTCCCAAGCACTCGAGGCATTAGAGAAGTCAATTTGTGCGAATGCTAATGCAGAGGCTGCCAAAAGCTTCCAGAAG GAGAACACAGTGCTGAAGCAGCAACTAGAAGCACTCATACAGGAAAATACTATTTTGAAGCGAGCAGTTTCTATACAACATGAACGACAGAAGGAATTCGAGGAAACGGGCCATGAGTTGCATCAGCTGAAGCAGCTAGTGTCTCAATACCAGGAGCAACTACGGACTCTCGAG GTAAACAACTATGCTCTTACAATGCATCTCAAGCAGGCCCAACAAAGTGGTTCACTCCCTGGACGTTTTCACCCGGATGTGTTTTAG
- the LOC125190363 gene encoding uncharacterized protein LOC125190363 isoform X2 produces MSAVVCGKRSNIFEESPSSPPVTKRIRCSSSSSPGRTFSPPTAAAYTSSTSAIDHLVALFPDMDKQFLEKALEECGDDLDLAIKRLNDLQLSVAASSSVVNDGGPASGEEPHVVNNLPVDGAEWVELLVREVLTADTVEDAKARLSQALEALEKSICANANAEAAKSFQKENTVLKQQLEALIQENTILKRAVSIQHERQKEFEETGHELHQLKQLVSQYQEQLRTLEVNNYALTMHLKQAQQSGSLPGRFHPDVF; encoded by the exons ATGTCTGCCGTAGTATGCGGAAAGAGATCGAACATCTTTGAGGAATCTCCGTCGTCGCCGCCTGTTACTAAAAGGATCCGCTGCTCATCGTCGTCGTCGCCCGGCCGTACTTTTTCTCCGCCGACGGCTGCTGCTTATACCTCCTCCACTTCTGCGATCGATCATCTTGTCGCCCTCTTTCCTGATATGGACAAAcag TTTCTGGAAAAGGCCCTGGAAGAGTGTGGTGATGATTTGGATCTAGCTATCAAGAGATTAAATGATCTTCAACTGAGTGTTGCCGCAAGTTCATCAG TGGTGAATGATGGGGGCCCTGCTTCAGGAGAGGAACCACATGTTGTAAACAATCTTCCTGTAGATGGAGCGGAGTGGGTGGAGCTTTTGGTTAGAGAAGTCCTGACTGCAGACACTGTAGAGGATGCTAAAGCACGTTTGTCCCAAGCACTCGAGGCATTAGAGAAGTCAATTTGTGCGAATGCTAATGCAGAGGCTGCCAAAAGCTTCCAGAAG GAGAACACAGTGCTGAAGCAGCAACTAGAAGCACTCATACAGGAAAATACTATTTTGAAGCGAGCAGTTTCTATACAACATGAACGACAGAAGGAATTCGAGGAAACGGGCCATGAGTTGCATCAGCTGAAGCAGCTAGTGTCTCAATACCAGGAGCAACTACGGACTCTCGAG GTAAACAACTATGCTCTTACAATGCATCTCAAGCAGGCCCAACAAAGTGGTTCACTCCCTGGACGTTTTCACCCGGATGTGTTTTAG
- the LOC125186907 gene encoding calmodulin-like protein 3, which translates to MIAVVLYSLLFILGLLYTLLSPTKNLLSPWLNSLPSPAPAASSAPPPPPIGGLRGVFATFDKNKDGFITKQELRESLHNMGILAGEKDVEDMVDKVDFNGDGLIDFDEFCKLYESMDGGEAAAAADGGDGDLRDAFDVFDGNKDGRITVEELGMVLSSLGFSEGSKIEDCKEMIRKVDVDGDGMVDFEEFKKMMREGLGRLIAVS; encoded by the coding sequence ATGATTGCAGTGGTGCTCTACTCTCTCCTCTTCATCCTCGGCCTCCTCTACACCCTCCTCTCCCCCACCAAGAACCTCCTATCTCCATGGCTCAATTCACTCCCCTCTCCTGCTCCCGCCGCCTCCTCCgcgcctcctccgccgccgatCGGAGGGCTGAGGGGCGTGTTTGCGACGTTCGATAAGAACAAGGACGGATTCATCACGAAGCAGGAGCTGAGGGAGTCTCTCCACAATATGGGGATTTTGGCGGGAGAGAAGGACGTGGAGGATATGGTGGACAAGGTGGATTTCAACGGCGACGGCCTCATCGATTTCGACGAGTTCTGCAAGCTCTACGAGTCCATGGATGGCGGTGaagcagcagcggcggcggaTGGAGGGGATGGGGATTTGAGAGATGCGtttgatgtgtttgatggGAACAAAGATGGGCGGATCACGGTGGAGGAATTGGGGATGGTTCTGTCCTCCTTGGGATTCAGTGAAGGGAGCAAGATTGAGGACTGCAAGGAGATGATCAGAAAGGTGGATGTTGATGGAGATGGGATGGTTGATTTTGAGGAGTTCAAGAAGATGATGAGAGAGGGCCTTGGAAGGCTTATTGCAGTTTCTTGA